A window from Lachnoanaerobaculum umeaense encodes these proteins:
- the pgeF gene encoding peptidoglycan editing factor PgeF, translating to MSIKILKKNDKDILKLLKAENGVEYFSFSALEKYNELIQGFSTRIGGISEGPYATMNLSFSREPDNQQGVLENYKRMAKALGVDENSFVLSYQVHSTNVKLVKKSDRGKGVVIDRDYEDIDGLITNERGITLGAFFADCIPLYFYDKRKNAIGLAHSGWKGTCNKMGAVMIKEMSKHFGTDVKDLIACIGPGICQDCYQVSLDVYEEFSKKFKKEDMDSIFREDGEDHFRLSLWRANEIVLNEAGVPKENIFTSNVCTACNPNLLYSHRIMGEERGNMAAFIALK from the coding sequence TTGAGTATAAAGATATTAAAAAAGAATGATAAAGATATTTTGAAACTGTTAAAGGCAGAAAACGGTGTGGAATATTTTTCATTTTCTGCGCTTGAAAAATATAATGAACTGATACAGGGATTTTCTACAAGAATTGGTGGAATAAGTGAAGGTCCATATGCTACTATGAACTTAAGTTTCAGCAGAGAACCTGATAATCAACAGGGCGTACTTGAAAATTATAAGAGAATGGCAAAGGCACTTGGTGTTGATGAGAATAGCTTTGTACTTTCATATCAGGTACATTCAACCAATGTAAAATTGGTAAAGAAAAGTGACAGAGGCAAGGGAGTAGTAATTGATAGAGACTATGAAGATATTGACGGACTGATAACTAATGAAAGGGGCATTACCTTAGGGGCTTTTTTTGCAGACTGTATTCCCCTTTATTTTTATGACAAAAGAAAAAATGCAATAGGTTTGGCACATTCGGGATGGAAAGGAACTTGCAATAAAATGGGTGCAGTTATGATAAAGGAAATGTCAAAGCACTTCGGAACAGATGTAAAAGATCTAATCGCCTGTATAGGACCGGGGATTTGTCAGGACTGCTATCAGGTAAGTTTGGATGTGTATGAAGAATTTTCAAAGAAGTTTAAAAAAGAAGATATGGACAGTATTTTTAGGGAAGATGGAGAAGATCATTTCAGACTATCACTTTGGAGAGCTAATGAAATAGTATTAAATGAGGCAGGTGTACCGAAAGAAAATATATTTACTTCAAATGTTTGTACTGCTTGCAATCCGAATTTACTCTATTCACATAGAATAATGGGTGAAGAAAGAGGAAATATGGCTGCATTTATAGCACTAAAATAA
- a CDS encoding YraN family protein, with the protein MNKREIGNQGEIMAASFLEENGIQILERNYRNRFGEIDIVGRDGNILLFIEVKYRKDESFGYPLEAVGYFKQQKIRKMARHYLNEKHFHAHTVRFDCIGIIGNDIEWVKGAFY; encoded by the coding sequence GTGAATAAAAGAGAAATTGGAAATCAAGGGGAGATAATGGCGGCCTCCTTTTTGGAAGAAAATGGAATCCAAATACTTGAAAGAAACTACAGAAACAGATTTGGTGAGATAGATATTGTCGGAAGAGATGGAAATATACTTTTATTTATAGAAGTAAAGTATAGAAAAGACGAAAGCTTCGGATATCCACTGGAGGCTGTGGGATATTTCAAACAGCAAAAAATAAGAAAGATGGCAAGACATTATTTGAATGAAAAGCATTTTCATGCTCATACAGTCAGATTTGACTGCATAGGCATAATAGGTAATGATATAGAATGGGTTAAAGGAGCATTTTATTGA
- a CDS encoding ribonuclease HII, which produces MRKISEEKLALERIRLEGMREFENKYSDFSYVAGIDEAGRGPLAGPVVAAAVILPKDIFLPFLNDSKKVTEKRRDVLFEEIKQNAISYGIGIASNILIDDINILQATYAAMREAINALEKTPDILLVDAVHIPEVDIKQVGIVKGDAKSVNIAAASILAKVTRDRLMAEYDKIYPDYGFASNKGYGTAAHIAALKEIGPCDIHRKSFIGNFVSE; this is translated from the coding sequence ATGAGAAAAATAAGTGAAGAAAAACTTGCACTTGAGAGAATAAGACTTGAGGGTATGCGTGAATTTGAAAATAAATACAGTGATTTTTCATATGTTGCAGGGATAGATGAGGCTGGTAGAGGGCCACTTGCAGGTCCGGTAGTAGCGGCAGCGGTCATTTTACCAAAGGATATTTTTCTACCCTTTTTGAATGATTCGAAAAAGGTTACAGAAAAAAGAAGAGATGTTTTATTTGAGGAGATAAAGCAAAATGCTATATCCTATGGTATAGGTATTGCTTCAAATATACTTATAGATGATATAAATATATTGCAGGCTACATATGCAGCTATGAGAGAGGCGATAAACGCCCTTGAAAAGACTCCGGATATTTTGTTGGTGGATGCAGTACATATACCGGAGGTAGATATAAAACAGGTTGGCATAGTAAAGGGTGATGCCAAAAGTGTAAATATTGCGGCTGCCAGTATATTGGCAAAGGTCACAAGAGACAGGCTTATGGCAGAATATGACAAAATCTATCCTGATTATGGCTTTGCTTCAAATAAGGGCTATGGTACTGCCGCTCATATAGCAGCCTTAAAGGAAATAGGACCTTGTGATATACATAGAAAATCATTTATAGGAAACTTTGTAAGTGAATAA
- the ylqF gene encoding ribosome biogenesis GTPase YlqF has protein sequence MKIQWYPGHMTKAKRAMSDAIKLVDIIIEMADARAPEATRNPEIMELGSNKSRIIILNKADLSDESANNRWATYYKEQGYECMFMDSRKKNGINALIKAIENVSKEKRERDAKRGIKNRPVRAMVAGIPNVGKSTLINSVSGRAMAKTGNKPGVTKGNQWIKLKGQIELLDTPGILWPKFEDEKIGEMIAFIGSINDMIIDIRELGLELIKWFLNNKTDILKERFEIDDSDDENAVLIKIANIRGCTKKGNELDYDKAAGIFVNEFRSGKLGRVTLQMP, from the coding sequence ATGAAGATACAATGGTACCCGGGTCATATGACTAAGGCAAAGCGTGCTATGTCAGATGCCATAAAGCTTGTGGATATTATTATAGAAATGGCTGATGCCAGAGCTCCGGAGGCTACAAGAAATCCGGAAATCATGGAACTTGGCTCAAATAAGTCAAGGATAATTATATTAAATAAGGCAGATCTATCAGATGAGAGTGCCAATAACAGATGGGCAACATATTATAAGGAGCAGGGCTATGAGTGTATGTTTATGGATTCCAGAAAAAAGAATGGAATCAATGCACTTATAAAGGCGATAGAAAATGTTTCCAAGGAAAAGCGTGAGAGAGATGCAAAAAGAGGCATAAAAAATAGACCTGTCAGAGCTATGGTAGCCGGTATTCCAAATGTGGGTAAGTCTACACTTATAAATTCGGTATCAGGCAGGGCCATGGCAAAGACCGGAAACAAACCGGGAGTAACTAAGGGTAATCAGTGGATAAAGTTAAAGGGGCAGATAGAGCTTTTGGATACCCCCGGAATACTTTGGCCTAAGTTTGAAGATGAAAAAATTGGTGAGATGATAGCTTTTATCGGATCCATCAATGATATGATAATAGATATCAGAGAGCTTGGACTTGAACTTATCAAATGGTTTCTAAACAATAAGACTGATATTTTGAAGGAAAGATTTGAAATAGACGACTCTGATGATGAAAATGCTGTTTTAATAAAGATAGCAAATATCAGAGGATGCACTAAAAAGGGCAATGAACTTGACTATGATAAGGCGGCAGGCATATTTGTAAATGAGTTCAGATCAGGAAAACTTGGAAGGGTGACATTGCAAATGCCATAG
- the lepB gene encoding signal peptidase I has protein sequence MKIKKQESGFLIILDILTQLAVILSLAWFVVFIFGERTYMVGQSMSPQIEQGEVALINKAAYTFFKPKRYDVIAFKNSDGRECIRRVIGLPGETVNIRNGMVYVNGEVIDRFYEASSAGLAADEVKLLGNEYFVLGDNRVGSEDSRTSTIGNVTGDMIIGNVWLRALPIKRIGFIR, from the coding sequence ATGAAAATAAAAAAACAAGAATCCGGATTTTTAATTATACTTGATATATTGACACAGCTTGCGGTGATATTGTCACTAGCATGGTTTGTTGTATTTATATTTGGAGAGAGAACATATATGGTGGGGCAATCTATGTCACCACAGATAGAGCAGGGCGAGGTGGCACTTATAAATAAAGCGGCATACACATTCTTTAAGCCGAAGAGATATGATGTGATTGCTTTTAAAAATAGTGACGGAAGAGAATGTATTCGTAGAGTTATCGGTCTTCCGGGTGAGACTGTAAATATAAGAAATGGAATGGTCTATGTCAATGGTGAAGTTATAGATAGATTTTATGAAGCTTCATCAGCAGGTTTAGCAGCAGATGAAGTAAAGCTTCTTGGCAATGAATATTTTGTATTAGGTGATAACAGAGTGGGAAGTGAAGACTCCAGAACTTCTACAATAGGCAATGTAACAGGAGATATGATTATAGGAAATGTTTGGCTAAGAGCATTACCTATAAAAAGAATTGGTTTTATAAGGTGA